A stretch of Bradyrhizobium sp. CCBAU 53338 DNA encodes these proteins:
- a CDS encoding efflux RND transporter periplasmic adaptor subunit, which yields MFVRSVLSSYSRLLAGVSLALMATALAGCNETVAQKAEPPRPVLVASAHYDAETPERSFVGSIKPRIESDLGFRVAGKVDKRLVEVGQTVEVGQALATLDEVDLKLQAEQAVAEQTAATGVLAQAAAAEQRAKELKAKGWTTDAAMDSSRAAADEARARLDRAVRSVELTKNSLSYATLVADARGVVTATLIEPGQVVAAGQASIRVARFAEKEAVVAIPETLVGRAKSGVASVTLWSEPDKKYVAKLREIAPAADPATRTYLAKFSLPEADDKVALGMTATLTLSDAATERVARLPLSALFNEGGKPSFYVVDDNGAVTLKPVVVKSYDSNDVVITSGVDEGAKIVALGVQKLDPGQKVRVVSSLSF from the coding sequence ATGTTCGTTCGGTCCGTTTTGTCCAGCTATTCCAGGCTCTTGGCGGGTGTGTCGCTGGCCCTGATGGCCACGGCCCTGGCCGGATGCAACGAAACCGTGGCGCAGAAGGCCGAGCCGCCGCGGCCGGTGCTGGTCGCGTCAGCCCATTATGATGCCGAGACCCCGGAGCGCAGCTTCGTCGGCAGCATCAAGCCCCGCATCGAAAGCGACCTTGGCTTCCGCGTCGCCGGCAAGGTCGACAAGCGTCTCGTGGAGGTCGGCCAGACCGTCGAAGTCGGCCAGGCGCTCGCCACCCTCGACGAGGTCGACCTGAAGCTTCAGGCCGAGCAGGCCGTCGCCGAGCAGACCGCCGCCACCGGCGTGCTGGCCCAGGCCGCCGCCGCCGAGCAGCGCGCCAAGGAACTGAAGGCCAAGGGCTGGACCACGGATGCCGCGATGGATTCGAGCCGCGCCGCCGCCGACGAGGCCCGCGCGCGCCTCGATCGTGCCGTCCGCTCGGTCGAACTGACCAAGAACTCCCTTTCCTACGCGACGCTCGTTGCCGACGCCCGTGGCGTCGTCACCGCAACGCTGATCGAGCCCGGCCAGGTGGTCGCCGCAGGCCAGGCTTCGATCCGTGTCGCCCGCTTTGCTGAAAAGGAAGCGGTCGTCGCGATCCCTGAGACGCTGGTTGGACGCGCCAAGTCGGGCGTTGCCAGCGTCACTCTTTGGTCGGAGCCGGACAAGAAGTACGTCGCGAAGCTGCGCGAGATCGCACCGGCCGCCGATCCCGCCACGCGCACCTATCTCGCAAAGTTCTCGCTGCCCGAGGCCGACGACAAGGTCGCGCTCGGCATGACCGCGACGCTGACCCTGTCGGACGCCGCCACCGAGCGCGTCGCGCGGCTGCCGCTGTCGGCGCTGTTCAACGAGGGCGGCAAGCCGTCCTTCTATGTCGTCGACGACAATGGCGCGGTCACGCTGAAGCCTGTCGTCGTGAAGTCCTACGACAGCAACGACGTCGTCATCACGAGCGGTGTCGACGAGGGCGCCAAGATCGTCGCCCTCGGCGTGCAGAAGCTCGATCCCGGCCAGAAGGTGCGGGTCGTGTCGTCGCTGTCCTTCTGA
- a CDS encoding MFS transporter translates to MSQTTTYTGYAGAKSAIETSTIRAISWRLIPFLVLAYFFSYLDRVNLGFAALTMNAELKFTPLIFSWGAGIFFIGYFIFEVPSNLALEKFGASRWIARIMVTWGIISALMALTNGVTSFYVLRFLLGVAEAGFFPGIILYLTYWYPAEYRARFLAAFAIAVPVSTVIGAPISGLLLGLDGAMGLRGWQWLFVLEGIPSVLLGVVTWFYLTDRPEKADWLSAEQKTWLKAKLDAEIAAKQAVKHLTLGEALSSPKVIMLSLIYFGFVGALYGMQFWLPQIVKAFGLTNAQTGFVTAIPYVFGTIAMILWARHSDATRERVMHVGAPMILIAVALAVSSYITDPTMTMVALTFAAIGVFCVFGVFWTLPTSWLSGTAAAGAIALINSIGNLAGFGGPYLIGWVKEATGQTSTGLLVLAVLPLLAGILVFIGGHETKHEFVEQGR, encoded by the coding sequence ATGAGCCAGACCACGACCTATACCGGTTACGCCGGTGCGAAAAGCGCCATCGAAACCTCGACCATCCGCGCCATTTCCTGGCGCCTGATCCCCTTCCTGGTGCTGGCCTACTTCTTCTCCTATCTCGACCGCGTCAATCTCGGCTTCGCCGCGTTGACCATGAACGCCGAGTTGAAGTTCACGCCGCTGATCTTCTCCTGGGGCGCCGGCATCTTCTTCATCGGCTATTTCATCTTCGAGGTGCCGAGCAATCTGGCGCTGGAGAAGTTCGGCGCGAGCCGCTGGATCGCCCGCATCATGGTGACCTGGGGCATCATCTCGGCCCTCATGGCGCTTACCAACGGCGTGACCAGTTTCTACGTGCTGCGCTTTCTGCTCGGCGTCGCCGAAGCCGGCTTCTTCCCAGGCATCATCCTCTATCTTACATATTGGTATCCGGCCGAATATCGCGCCCGCTTCCTTGCGGCCTTTGCGATTGCCGTGCCGGTTTCGACCGTGATCGGCGCGCCCATCTCCGGCCTGTTGCTCGGGCTCGACGGCGCGATGGGATTGAGGGGCTGGCAGTGGCTGTTTGTTCTCGAGGGCATTCCCTCGGTGCTGCTTGGCGTCGTCACCTGGTTCTACCTCACCGACAGGCCGGAGAAGGCGGACTGGCTCTCGGCCGAGCAGAAGACCTGGCTCAAGGCCAAGCTCGACGCCGAGATCGCGGCCAAGCAGGCCGTGAAGCATCTGACGCTCGGCGAGGCGCTGTCCTCGCCCAAGGTGATCATGTTGAGCCTGATCTACTTCGGCTTCGTGGGCGCGCTTTACGGCATGCAGTTCTGGCTGCCGCAGATCGTCAAGGCGTTCGGCCTCACCAACGCCCAGACCGGCTTCGTCACTGCGATCCCCTATGTGTTTGGTACGATCGCCATGATCCTGTGGGCACGGCATTCGGACGCCACGCGCGAGCGCGTGATGCATGTCGGCGCGCCCATGATCCTGATCGCGGTCGCGCTCGCCGTCTCCAGCTACATCACCGATCCCACCATGACGATGGTGGCGCTGACCTTCGCCGCGATTGGCGTGTTCTGCGTCTTCGGCGTTTTCTGGACCTTGCCGACCTCTTGGCTCTCCGGCACGGCAGCGGCCGGCGCCATCGCGCTGATCAACTCGATCGGCAACCTCGCCGGCTTCGGCGGCCCTTACCTGATCGGCTGGGTCAAGGAAGCGACGGGGCAGACCTCGACGGGCCTTCTGGTGCTCGCCGTGCTGCCGCTGCTCGCCGGCATCCTGGTGTTCATCGGCGGCCACGAGACCAAGCACGAGTTTGTCGAGCAGGGGCGGTGA
- a CDS encoding acyl-CoA dehydrogenase has product MSFRRDTITKPIFSWARGVLPAMSDTEREALEAGDVWWDADLFTGNPDWSKLLKTPQAKLTGEEQAFLNGPVDELCVMLDEWKIFWEWRDLPQEAWAFVKREKFFGMIIPKEFGGLGFSPYAHSEVVRKISTRSIAAAVTVMVPNSLGPGELLLRFGTKEQQERWLPRLADGRDIPCFGLTSPEAGSDAASMVDTGIICKGVFEGREVTGLRLNWHKRYITLGPVATLLGLAFKAYDPDHLVGDQDELGITVALIPTNLPGVEIGHRHLPSMQVFQNGPNWGRDVFIPLDYVIGGKERLGQGWKMLMTALAAGRGISLPSLSAAGAAYAARTTGAYARIREQFGISISKFEGVEEPLARIVATAYQLDAARRLTCAALNAGVHPAVISGIMKLHATERMRIAIDDAMDIHGGKAVIDGPQNYIGNLHRAVPVGITVEGANILTRNLIVFGQGAIRAHPYLLDEMNALADADRERGLAAFDKAFWKHVGHSFQTLFRAFGRSWTFGAFALAPDAGDATPFYRQLSRYSAAFALCADMALLTLGGALKRKEMLSARFGDILSELYLLSAALKRWQDEGRQKEDFAALEWCMATGFRTIEIRLAEILASLPNRFVALILKLVVQPFGARVLGPSDRVVHQCAGLVLEPTAARERLTPDLAHVDDDSGFSRLERAFKLVTSTDAIAKRVRAAHIRDWKDAVAKGVITQAEGEQLAAAHEALTKVIEVDDFAPEALSPIYKKPGDVHQFFQELGEQRAAS; this is encoded by the coding sequence ATGAGCTTTCGCCGCGACACCATCACCAAGCCGATCTTCTCCTGGGCGCGCGGCGTGCTGCCGGCAATGTCCGACACCGAACGCGAGGCGCTGGAGGCCGGCGACGTCTGGTGGGACGCCGATCTATTCACCGGCAACCCTGACTGGTCGAAGCTGCTGAAGACGCCGCAGGCGAAATTGACCGGCGAGGAGCAGGCTTTCCTCAACGGACCGGTCGACGAGCTCTGTGTCATGCTCGACGAGTGGAAGATCTTCTGGGAATGGCGCGACCTGCCGCAGGAGGCGTGGGCCTTCGTCAAGCGCGAAAAATTCTTCGGCATGATCATCCCGAAGGAGTTTGGCGGCCTCGGCTTCTCGCCCTATGCCCATTCGGAGGTCGTGCGCAAGATTTCGACCCGCTCGATCGCGGCCGCCGTCACCGTGATGGTGCCCAACTCCCTTGGGCCCGGCGAGCTCCTTCTGCGCTTCGGAACGAAAGAGCAGCAGGAGCGCTGGCTGCCACGGCTTGCCGACGGCCGCGACATTCCCTGCTTCGGCCTCACCAGCCCCGAGGCCGGCTCCGACGCTGCCTCGATGGTCGACACCGGAATCATCTGCAAGGGCGTGTTCGAGGGTCGCGAGGTCACGGGCCTCAGGCTCAACTGGCACAAGCGCTACATCACGCTGGGACCCGTCGCGACGTTGCTGGGCCTTGCGTTCAAGGCTTATGACCCCGACCATCTCGTCGGCGATCAGGACGAGCTCGGTATTACGGTCGCGTTGATCCCGACCAACCTGCCCGGCGTCGAGATAGGCCATCGCCATCTGCCGTCGATGCAGGTTTTCCAGAACGGCCCGAACTGGGGCCGCGACGTCTTCATCCCGCTCGACTATGTCATCGGCGGCAAGGAGCGGCTTGGTCAAGGCTGGAAGATGCTGATGACGGCGCTCGCCGCCGGCCGCGGCATCTCGCTGCCGTCGCTTTCCGCGGCCGGTGCCGCCTACGCGGCGCGCACCACCGGTGCTTATGCCCGTATCCGCGAGCAGTTCGGCATCTCCATCTCCAAGTTCGAGGGCGTCGAGGAGCCGCTCGCGCGCATCGTCGCCACTGCCTACCAGCTCGACGCAGCGCGCCGGCTCACCTGCGCTGCGCTGAACGCGGGCGTCCATCCGGCCGTGATCTCCGGCATCATGAAGCTGCACGCGACCGAGCGGATGCGTATCGCGATCGACGATGCCATGGACATCCACGGCGGCAAGGCGGTGATCGACGGTCCGCAAAACTACATCGGCAATCTCCACCGCGCCGTGCCCGTCGGCATCACGGTCGAGGGCGCCAACATCCTGACCCGCAATCTCATCGTGTTCGGGCAGGGCGCCATCCGCGCGCATCCCTACCTGCTGGACGAGATGAATGCGCTGGCCGACGCGGACCGCGAGCGCGGACTCGCCGCGTTCGACAAGGCGTTCTGGAAGCACGTCGGCCACAGCTTTCAGACGCTGTTCCGTGCCTTCGGCCGAAGCTGGACCTTTGGTGCCTTCGCGCTTGCGCCCGATGCGGGCGATGCCACGCCGTTCTACCGCCAGCTCTCGCGCTACTCCGCCGCGTTTGCGCTCTGCGCCGACATGGCGCTGCTCACGCTCGGCGGCGCGCTCAAGCGCAAGGAGATGCTGTCGGCGCGCTTCGGCGACATCCTTTCGGAACTGTACTTGCTCTCGGCCGCGCTGAAGCGATGGCAGGACGAGGGAAGGCAGAAAGAAGATTTTGCCGCGCTGGAATGGTGCATGGCGACCGGCTTCAGGACCATCGAGATCAGGCTGGCCGAAATCCTCGCCAGTCTGCCGAACCGCTTCGTCGCGCTGATCCTCAAGCTCGTGGTGCAGCCCTTCGGCGCTCGCGTCCTCGGGCCCTCTGACCGCGTCGTGCACCAATGTGCAGGCCTCGTGCTGGAGCCCACGGCGGCACGCGAACGCCTCACGCCGGATCTGGCCCACGTCGATGACGATAGCGGCTTCTCCCGGCTGGAGCGCGCGTTCAAGCTGGTGACGAGCACCGACGCCATCGCCAAGCGCGTGCGCGCGGCGCATATCCGCGATTGGAAGGACGCCGTCGCCAAGGGCGTGATCACGCAGGCCGAAGGCGAGCAGCTTGCCGCGGCTCACGAAGCCCTCACAAAAGTCATCGAGGTCGACGATTTTGCGCCGGAGGCGCTGTCGCCGATTTACAAGAAACCCGGCGACGTGCATCAGTTCTTCCAGGAACTCGGTGAACAGAGGGCGGCGAGCTGA
- a CDS encoding DUF2809 domain-containing protein: MHGAQPVNTNTLRRRSMIRAALALAVIACGLSLRWYGFPLGLPAFAVKYGGSLLWATMVFLLVGALLPRLTRSQLVAIAMVIAVVVEFSRLVHTPWLDAFRLTTAGALLLGRIFSLWNVVAYAVGIAFGVWIDRLAAVANTHSAS; the protein is encoded by the coding sequence ATGCACGGCGCGCAGCCGGTCAACACCAATACGCTGCGGCGGAGATCGATGATCCGCGCCGCGCTGGCGCTGGCCGTAATCGCCTGCGGGCTGTCCCTGCGCTGGTACGGCTTTCCGCTCGGCCTTCCCGCCTTCGCAGTGAAGTACGGCGGCTCGCTGCTCTGGGCGACGATGGTGTTTCTGCTGGTCGGGGCGCTGCTTCCGCGGCTGACGCGGAGCCAGCTTGTGGCCATCGCGATGGTGATCGCTGTCGTGGTCGAGTTTTCGCGGCTGGTGCATACGCCGTGGCTCGATGCTTTCCGGCTGACGACGGCGGGCGCGCTGCTGCTGGGGCGGATCTTCTCGCTGTGGAATGTGGTGGCGTATGCGGTCGGGATTGCGTTCGGCGTATGGATCGATCGGCTGGCCGCGGTGGCGAACACTCACTCTGCAAGCTGA
- a CDS encoding winged helix-turn-helix domain-containing protein, producing MSRAPKPLSLPTTLARQIWLRAQRLDTREPFGKGAQAVTEAVDHLGYVQIDTINVIERCHHHILFSRIPSYRRADLRHAQSVDKSVFEYWTHALSYVPSGDFRFFLPAMREHKREGHRWYASVTPADTRKVMRLLRAGPLTIRDIEDDVLSEKEHLWQSRKPSKRALQLAFYTGVATISARQGMLKTYDLMVRHFGWDKLPKPASPREITAYLLDRALRSQGVVSLDSICHLDAPSKKAVASLIASRVRRGELVPVAIEGAGKQEHWAQPATLEPHEVSPDLVHILSPFDPLIIQRKRTNLIFGYNHLFEAYVPKAKRKLGYFALPVLVGDEIVAALDLKTDRQAKKLLMQKWTWLGQGKKTAGRRELKQKIEDELDRFERFQLAE from the coding sequence ATGTCCCGTGCACCAAAACCCCTTTCGCTTCCGACGACACTGGCCCGGCAGATCTGGCTGCGCGCCCAAAGGCTCGACACGCGTGAACCGTTCGGGAAGGGCGCACAGGCCGTCACCGAGGCGGTCGACCATCTCGGATACGTACAGATCGACACCATCAATGTGATCGAGCGCTGCCATCACCACATCCTGTTCAGCCGCATCCCGTCCTACCGTCGCGCCGATCTGCGTCATGCCCAGAGCGTCGACAAAAGCGTGTTCGAATACTGGACCCATGCGCTGTCCTACGTTCCTTCAGGTGATTTTCGCTTCTTCCTGCCGGCGATGCGCGAGCACAAGCGCGAAGGGCACAGGTGGTACGCCTCGGTGACGCCGGCCGATACGCGCAAGGTGATGCGGCTGCTGCGCGCCGGCCCGCTCACCATCCGCGACATCGAGGACGACGTGCTCTCCGAGAAGGAGCATCTGTGGCAGAGCCGGAAACCCTCGAAGCGGGCGCTTCAGCTTGCCTTTTACACTGGCGTCGCCACCATCAGCGCGCGCCAGGGCATGCTCAAGACCTACGATCTGATGGTCAGGCATTTCGGCTGGGACAAGCTGCCGAAGCCGGCGTCGCCCAGGGAGATCACGGCCTATCTGCTCGACCGCGCGCTGCGCTCGCAAGGCGTCGTCAGCCTCGATTCGATCTGCCACCTCGATGCCCCCAGCAAGAAGGCGGTGGCGAGCCTGATCGCTTCGCGCGTCCGCCGCGGCGAACTCGTGCCCGTCGCGATCGAGGGCGCCGGCAAGCAGGAGCATTGGGCGCAGCCTGCCACGCTGGAACCGCACGAGGTATCGCCCGATCTCGTCCACATCCTCTCGCCGTTCGATCCGCTGATCATCCAGCGCAAGCGCACCAATCTCATCTTCGGCTACAACCATCTGTTCGAAGCCTATGTGCCGAAGGCCAAGCGCAAGCTCGGCTATTTCGCGCTGCCCGTGCTGGTCGGCGACGAGATCGTGGCCGCGCTCGACCTCAAGACCGACCGGCAGGCCAAAAAGCTCTTGATGCAGAAATGGACCTGGCTCGGGCAGGGCAAGAAGACGGCAGGGCGCAGGGAGCTTAAGCAGAAGATCGAGGACGAACTCGATCGGTTCGAGCGGTTTCAGCTTGCAGAGTGA
- a CDS encoding flavin reductase family protein, producing the protein MTEKDLYFYEPAKGHGLKHDPFNAIIAPRPIGWISSRDTKGHVNLAPYSFFNAFCYVPPIIGFSSTNWKDTVSNIKQTGEFVWNLATMDLAKQMNATAAHVAPEVDEFEIAGLTAVPGKLVNVPRVGESPVAFECRVSDIVRLKGANGKEADAWLTLGEVVAVHIDKAMIKDGVYQTAAARPIVRAGRRGDYFEIKPENMFEMVRPD; encoded by the coding sequence GTGACCGAGAAGGATCTGTACTTCTACGAGCCCGCCAAGGGCCACGGCCTCAAGCACGATCCCTTCAACGCCATCATCGCGCCGCGGCCGATCGGCTGGATCTCCTCGCGTGACACCAAGGGCCACGTCAACCTCGCGCCCTACAGCTTCTTCAACGCGTTCTGCTACGTCCCGCCGATCATCGGCTTCTCCTCCACCAACTGGAAGGACACGGTCTCGAACATCAAGCAGACCGGCGAGTTCGTGTGGAATCTGGCCACCATGGACCTCGCCAAGCAAATGAACGCGACCGCCGCGCATGTCGCCCCTGAAGTCGACGAGTTCGAGATCGCAGGCCTCACCGCAGTCCCCGGCAAGCTCGTCAACGTGCCGCGCGTTGGCGAGAGCCCCGTCGCCTTCGAGTGCAGGGTGTCGGATATCGTCCGCCTCAAGGGCGCCAATGGCAAGGAGGCCGATGCCTGGCTGACGCTGGGCGAGGTCGTCGCCGTCCACATCGACAAGGCCATGATCAAGGACGGCGTCTACCAAACCGCCGCCGCCCGCCCGATCGTGCGCGCCGGCCGCCGCGGCGATTATTTCGAGATCAAGCCGGAAAACATGTTCGAGATGGTCCGGCCGGACTAG
- a CDS encoding efflux RND transporter permease subunit: MKRFNLSAWAVSHPTLVLFLMLMLGVAGFFSYQKLGRAEDPFFTVKVVNVSVLWPGATAQEMQAQVADPIEKKIQELPYFEKVQTYSKPGFTALQVTFRDSTPPKDVPYLFYLLRKKLVDVQGQLPSGILGPVVNDEFSDVDSILYMMTGDGADYAQLKKVAEGLRQRLLKVPGVTKVDMYGNQDERIFVEFSHAKLATLGITPQALFDSLAKQNNVTPAGTVETSAQRVPLRVTGALDGAKAVAETPVESNGRVFRLGDIATVTHGYVDPPSFVVRQEGKAAIGIGVVTAKGANILELGKDVEKATAEFMKAVPQGIDVSMIADQPKVVEHAVGEFVHSFMEALVIVLFVSFLALGWRTGIVVALSVPLVLGIVFIVMNTMSLDLHRITLGALIIALGLLVDDAIIAVEMMVVKMEQGWDRMRAASFAWESTAFPMLTGTLVTAAGFLPIGFANSAVGEYAGSIFWIVAIALVASWFVAVIFTPYIGVKLLPEIKVHHNHDPHAVYETRMYRGLRAIVQWCVNHRITVVVATVGVFIASIVGFGHVQQQFFPLSERPELFLQLRLPEGTAFNVTEKAVEKAETLLKDDKDIETYTSYVGQGSPRFWLGLNPQLPNESFAEIVIVAKGVEARERVKAKIEGAVADGMLTEARVRVDRFNFGPPVGFPVQFRVIGPDANKVREIAYQVRDVMRQNKNVKDVQLDWNEQSPYLKLVVDQDRARAMGLTPQDVSQALSMLISGAQVTTVRDGIEKVAVVARAIPSERLDLGGVGDLTITSKNGVAVPLQQIARIEYSHEEPIMWRRNRDMAITVRSDVVDGVQAPDVTNQITPKLQQIKDYLEPAYRIEPGGAFEESAKGNASIFVLFPVMVMVMLTLLMIQLQSFSRLFLVFLTAPLGIVGASFGLNVANAPFGFVALLGLIALAGMIMRNTVILVDQIETDVSHGLTRREAIVEATVRRARPVVLTALAAILAMIPLSRSAFWGPMAITIMGGLFVATFLTLLYLPGLYALWFRKSLDEAGTPEQPAAPQHGSDDQHAIPLAEAAE; this comes from the coding sequence ATGAAGCGCTTCAACCTTTCGGCCTGGGCCGTCAGCCATCCGACGCTGGTCCTGTTCCTGATGCTCATGCTCGGCGTCGCCGGCTTCTTCTCCTATCAGAAGCTCGGCCGCGCCGAAGATCCGTTCTTCACCGTGAAAGTGGTGAACGTCTCCGTGCTGTGGCCCGGCGCGACCGCACAAGAGATGCAGGCGCAGGTCGCCGATCCCATCGAGAAGAAGATCCAGGAGCTGCCCTATTTCGAGAAGGTGCAGACCTATTCCAAGCCCGGCTTCACCGCGCTCCAGGTCACCTTCCGCGATTCCACGCCGCCGAAGGACGTGCCGTATCTCTTCTATCTCTTGCGCAAGAAGCTGGTCGACGTGCAGGGCCAGCTGCCCTCGGGTATTCTGGGCCCCGTCGTCAACGATGAATTCTCCGACGTCGATTCCATCCTCTACATGATGACCGGCGACGGCGCCGATTACGCCCAGCTCAAGAAGGTCGCCGAAGGTCTTCGCCAGCGCCTCCTGAAGGTGCCAGGTGTCACCAAGGTCGACATGTACGGCAACCAGGACGAGCGCATCTTCGTCGAGTTCAGCCACGCCAAGCTCGCCACGCTCGGCATCACGCCGCAGGCGTTGTTCGATTCGCTCGCCAAGCAGAACAACGTGACGCCGGCCGGGACGGTCGAGACCTCGGCGCAGCGCGTGCCGTTGCGCGTCACCGGCGCGCTCGACGGCGCCAAGGCCGTGGCCGAGACGCCGGTCGAAAGCAACGGTCGCGTGTTCCGCCTCGGTGACATCGCCACCGTCACTCACGGCTACGTCGATCCGCCGAGCTTCGTCGTCCGCCAGGAAGGCAAGGCTGCGATCGGCATCGGCGTCGTCACCGCCAAGGGCGCCAACATCCTCGAGCTCGGCAAGGACGTCGAGAAGGCGACTGCGGAGTTCATGAAGGCGGTGCCCCAAGGTATCGATGTTTCGATGATTGCCGATCAGCCCAAGGTGGTCGAGCACGCCGTCGGCGAGTTCGTGCACTCCTTCATGGAAGCGCTGGTCATCGTGCTGTTCGTCTCGTTCCTGGCGTTGGGCTGGCGCACCGGTATCGTGGTCGCGCTCTCCGTGCCGCTTGTGCTCGGCATCGTCTTCATCGTGATGAACACGATGTCGCTCGACCTGCATCGCATCACGCTCGGCGCCCTGATCATCGCGCTCGGACTGCTCGTGGATGATGCCATCATCGCGGTCGAGATGATGGTTGTGAAGATGGAGCAGGGTTGGGACCGCATGCGCGCGGCCTCCTTCGCCTGGGAATCGACGGCGTTTCCGATGCTCACGGGAACGCTGGTCACGGCCGCTGGCTTCCTCCCCATCGGCTTTGCCAATTCGGCGGTCGGCGAATATGCCGGCAGCATCTTCTGGATCGTGGCGATCGCGCTGGTCGCTTCCTGGTTCGTGGCGGTGATCTTCACGCCCTATATCGGCGTGAAGCTGCTGCCGGAGATCAAAGTCCACCACAACCACGATCCGCATGCGGTCTACGAGACCCGCATGTACCGCGGCCTGCGCGCCATCGTGCAATGGTGCGTCAATCACCGCATCACCGTCGTCGTCGCGACCGTCGGCGTCTTCATCGCCTCCATCGTCGGCTTCGGCCATGTCCAACAGCAGTTCTTCCCGCTGTCGGAGCGGCCCGAGCTGTTCCTGCAGCTGCGCCTGCCCGAGGGCACCGCCTTCAACGTGACCGAGAAGGCCGTGGAGAAGGCCGAAACGTTGCTGAAGGACGACAAGGACATCGAGACCTATACGTCCTATGTCGGCCAGGGCTCGCCGCGCTTCTGGCTCGGCCTCAATCCGCAGCTTCCAAACGAGTCGTTCGCCGAGATCGTCATCGTCGCCAAGGGCGTCGAGGCGCGCGAGCGGGTCAAGGCCAAGATCGAGGGCGCCGTTGCCGACGGAATGCTGACTGAGGCGCGCGTCCGCGTCGACCGTTTCAATTTCGGTCCGCCGGTCGGCTTTCCCGTCCAGTTCCGCGTGATCGGCCCGGACGCCAACAAGGTGCGCGAGATCGCCTACCAGGTTCGCGACGTCATGCGGCAGAACAAGAACGTCAAGGACGTCCAGCTCGACTGGAATGAGCAGTCGCCTTACCTCAAGCTCGTCGTCGATCAGGATCGCGCTCGCGCCATGGGGCTGACCCCGCAGGACGTGTCGCAGGCGCTGTCGATGCTGATCTCCGGCGCGCAGGTCACGACGGTGCGCGACGGCATCGAGAAGGTCGCCGTGGTCGCCCGCGCGATCCCGTCCGAACGTCTCGACCTCGGCGGCGTCGGCGATCTCACCATCACCTCGAAGAACGGCGTCGCGGTGCCGCTCCAGCAGATCGCCAGGATCGAATATTCGCACGAAGAGCCGATCATGTGGCGGCGCAACCGCGACATGGCGATCACCGTGCGCTCCGACGTGGTCGATGGCGTGCAGGCGCCCGACGTGACCAACCAGATCACGCCGAAGCTCCAGCAGATCAAGGACTACCTCGAGCCGGCCTACCGCATCGAGCCGGGTGGCGCGTTCGAAGAATCGGCCAAGGGCAATGCCTCGATCTTCGTCCTCTTCCCGGTGATGGTCATGGTGATGCTGACGCTGCTGATGATCCAGCTGCAGAGCTTCTCGCGCCTGTTCCTGGTGTTCCTGACCGCACCGCTCGGCATCGTCGGTGCCTCCTTCGGTCTCAACGTCGCCAACGCCCCATTCGGCTTCGTGGCGCTGCTGGGTCTGATCGCACTCGCCGGCATGATCATGCGCAACACGGTCATCCTGGTGGACCAGATCGAGACCGACGTATCTCACGGCTTGACCCGCCGGGAGGCGATCGTGGAGGCTACCGTCCGCCGCGCCCGTCCGGTGGTGCTGACGGCGCTCGCCGCCATCCTAGCCATGATCCCGCTGTCGCGCTCGGCCTTCTGGGGCCCGATGGCGATCACCATCATGGGCGGCCTGTTCGTCGCGACCTTCCTCACACTCCTTTACCTGCCGGGCCTCTATGCGCTTTGGTTCAGGAAGAGCCTCGACGAAGCCGGTACGCCGGAACAGCCTGCCGCGCCGCAGCATGGGAGCGATGACCAGCACGCAATTCCGCTTGCTGAAGCGGCTGAATAA
- a CDS encoding TetR/AcrR family transcriptional regulator, which yields MTLVAEHIEGDTRGRILEVAERLFRQIGYQKTTVGDIAKELRMSPANVYRFFESKKAIHQAVARSLMGEVELEAQRIVARPGPVLERFRELLTTIHRMNTERYVGDNKLHEMVEIAMQEDWDVCVNHMECIAGFVGQMIAQGAVSGEFEAPDLQLASLCACTAMMRFFHPQMIAQCATKPGPTIDQMIDFVIAGLSPRH from the coding sequence ATGACACTGGTTGCGGAACATATCGAAGGCGACACCCGGGGTCGTATTCTCGAGGTGGCCGAGCGGCTGTTCCGCCAGATCGGCTACCAGAAGACCACGGTCGGGGACATTGCCAAAGAGCTCCGGATGAGCCCCGCCAACGTCTATCGCTTCTTCGAATCGAAGAAGGCGATCCATCAGGCGGTGGCGCGTTCGCTGATGGGCGAGGTCGAGCTCGAGGCGCAGCGGATCGTGGCGCGGCCCGGTCCCGTGCTCGAGCGCTTTCGCGAGTTGCTCACCACCATCCATCGCATGAACACCGAGCGTTATGTCGGGGACAACAAGCTGCATGAGATGGTTGAGATCGCGATGCAGGAGGATTGGGACGTCTGTGTCAACCACATGGAGTGCATCGCCGGATTTGTCGGACAGATGATCGCGCAAGGTGCTGTTTCCGGCGAGTTCGAGGCGCCGGACCTGCAACTGGCCTCGCTCTGCGCCTGTACCGCCATGATGCGCTTCTTCCACCCCCAGATGATCGCCCAGTGCGCCACCAAGCCGGGCCCGACCATCGACCAGATGATCGATTTCGTCATCGCCGGTCTGTCGCCGCGCCACTGA